The Bacteroidia bacterium genomic interval AAAACTTATACCTATCTCCTCACGGGTAAGACTTCGTGTTATATTCTTCTATCTTCTATGCTTTTTTGATGGAACCTACTTCCGTATGGTTTCTGCACGTAATGTCAATAAAAAAGAAGGAAAAAGCTTTTCTCCTCAACTCAGTCTCACCCAACCTATCCGCAAAACCAGTTATTCTGCTAATAAGGTTCATAACCTTAAAATTGCAGCCAGCAATTTCCAATACTTACTTATTCAACCCGGAGAGATTCTATCCTTCTGGCATATGGTAGGCGCCCCCGTTTCTCAAAGGAGTTTCCGGGTCGGCAGAACGATTATTGGAGAAGAGCTGAATACCAGCGTAGGAGGGGGACTTTGTCAACTTGCCGGTATCTTATACCATTTGGGTTTGCAGGCAGGATGGGAAATTTTGGAAAGGCATGCCCATTCCCTTGATTTATATAATGAAAAAAACAGATATACTCCTCTGGGAGCAGATGCATCTGTTTGTTATGGCTATAAAGATCTCAGGATGCGCAATACAAGTGGTATCCCAATAGTCCTCAGAATAGAAATTTCAGATCAGGAGATTAGTGCTCACTTCTGTGCAAAACATGAAGTTCCACTATGCGAGATCGAATTCATCGAAAAAAGAAAAGAGAATTTGATCTATGTGAAAACCCTGCGTTTTCATCCTCCTGCATGGAATGAAAATTTGGGAGTATCCTGCTACAAGACTTTTGAGTCAACGGAAAATATGGATGAGACGGAAAAACCCGACATACCGGAAAAGTCTCCCCTTTCCAAAGACATCGAACAGCAAGCCCTCAAAGACTGGGCTCGATCTGAAATATTCAGTCGCTAGGCCATTACCGCAATCATATCGAGTATTTTTTCACCCAAAGCAGCATTTCCCAGAATCTCTACGCTCTGCCGGGCCTCTTCTCGGCTGATTCCTTTTGTAAAGATTCTCCAGGCAATTTCTTTTGGGATAGATACCTCAGCAACTAAATGATCCAACTGATCCGTCAATGTCCATTGCGTATTGGCATATCGGATTCCCCAGTTCTTTGAGATGTCCGAAACCTTGAATCCAATAGTACTTCCTTCTTCAACTGAAATGTTTCGGTAATGGTGAGGAAGTCCTTGCATGGAAGTATCGAGATAAGGCAGGTACCATTTTTCCTGGAGTAGTTCAGCATCCTTTCCGACAGCAAAGCGGATTTGCATCTGATGATGAAATTTCTCGGTGTACTCACGGGCTATATGAAACCAGCTTTTTGAAAGGCTTTCTCCTGCCCAATCAACAGAAAAGATAGCCAGTCCTTCCATATCCAATTCCTGAAGATGTTGTACATAAAGTGGGAGATTCTGTTCCAATAACTGGACAAGTAAAGCCGGACTCAGTCTGCGGCTCACTTTCACCCAATCTCCATTGAGTTGATTGAGGAAATCCACTAAATCCTGATAATCATCACTTTTGGGTGCGGCATTTCCAAAATATCCATCACGGGAAGAAGAAATTCCTCTTAATGTGCCATCCAGTATATGACTGGCAACATCTTTGACAGACCAAAGGGGAGCGAGCGTGCTTGAGTTCCACTCTTCCTCATTTAATTCCCGAAGAACTTCAAGGAGTTTTTGGTCAAGCTCAGGAAATAAGTGTAGCGTGTGAATCATGTAGAAAGTATTGGGTCAAAGTACGGGTTTCGGGGCATTCTGTTCATTCACAATTTGCGTTTTTACGAAAATTATTGAGTATCCATTGAAATTTTATATAAATCCTGTTAAATAGCTATTACGAAGCGTAATAAATGATTAAAACTGCAACGATCAATCCTACTTACATTGACTATGTAATGCTCGGCATCATTCAGCAGGAAGCTCAATCCGGCTATGGCATCCTGAAATCTCTCAAGGACCTCAGTCCGGGAAATTTCAGTAGCAGCCCGGGCACGATCTATCCTGCATTGAAAAGATTGAAGAAATTTGGCCTGGTGCAAGACAACAGTAGCCCGAATTCCCGAAAAAAGCTTTTCAGTCTAAGTTCTCGCGGGCAAGTATTTCTGATTGCCTGGCTCCTGGATCCAATTAGTATGGATGATGTAAAAAAGCGAAAAGAAGAATTGCTTCTGCGTTTCGCTTTCATGGATGAACTCGTCAGTCAAACAGAAAAAAAACACTTCCTGATCTCTTTTCAGAATCGCATAAAATCTTTCATCCAACAAATGGAGAAAAAGCTTTCTGGGGAAGAGGAAGATGTAAATTCCCATCAAAAATTGATGATAGAGCATCAGATCGCTAGCTATAAGGCGACCCTGAAGTGGACGAAACATGCTTTGAGGGAGGTGTTGTAAAGATGTGTTGAGGTGCTGGCGTGTTGTAGTGGGAATGTTTGATCCTCTTTATTGACACCAACAGGCCAAAACACCAATACGTTTCTACTTCAATAGCGGTATCTTCTCCCCAGCCTCCGAACATTCAATCAAAATTCCCAAACGCTTTTGGCGGGTTTCTTCTCTTTTTGCCTGCATGATCCATCGACTGCTATGCTTCTTGTAAGAGGCTGAACTCTGCTCATAATAGGCCCAGGCATCAGCATTGGCTTTGATTTGTTCGAGGTAGACTTCGTCCAGCTTTGCATTCTTTTTTTCAAAGCCATCCTGTGATTTGTCCCGTCCTAAAAATGATTCAAGACCAGCAGCTTCTAATAAGTCCATTTCCATGAGTTCCTGGGCGCGTTTTATATTCTTTGAAGCCCAGCGGCTGCCTGGCTTGCGAGGAGTGAATCTCAGCGCATAGGATTTGAGATCGATCTTGCGAATTCTGCTTTCGGTCCAGCCAAAACACAAAGCCTCCTCCACGGCTTCTGCCCAACTAATTTGCTGTATACCACTATCCTTATTATAGATTCCCACCCATAGTTCCTTTTTCTCTCTATGGTATTTTTGCAACCATTGGTGGAGTTCAGCAGTATTTTGGAAGAAAATTGCCTCCATAATCGACAAATGAAAATGTGGGTTGGAGAGGATTTCTTAGTTTCGGGTTCTTAAGTTCAGAAAATTGGGGGAGGAGTAAAAGTCTGAGGCCAATTTCTGTAACCAAAGAATAATCACGCATTAACAATAAAAAACCAATCCCTTACTTCTTGACAATTATGAAAATGAACAAACTAGCTATCCTACTACTAACGCTAGGCGTCTTGCTTCCCAAAGAAGCACTCTTTGCACAAGAGAAACGCTTTTTTATGCCAAAGGAAATCCGGCAGGCCTATGAAAAAGGAACACGATCTTATGACGGAAAACCAGGTTCAGCATATTGGCAGAATCTCGTTGACTACCAGATCGAAGTAAACGTTGACCCTGCTGAGCGCAAACTCAGCGGTACTGAAAATGTAACTTTCCACAATAATTCTCCCAATTCTCTGGGACAATTGGTGGTAAGACTCTATCATGATGTTTTTCGGGAGGCAAATCCGAGATCATTCCGGGTACAATCAGATGACATCACAGAAGGGGTGAAATTGAGTCGCCTTGTCATTTCCGGTCAGAAAATTGACCTCGATAATCCCCAGGCTACCAATCGCCAAGGCACCAATATGACCATCAATTTGCCTAATGCGGTTGAAGCTGGAGGAAAGATCGAATTGGAACTGGACTGGGAGCAATATATCCCAGAGACAACCGTCAGAACCGGAGCCTATGACAGTACTTCTTTTTTTGTAGCGTATTGGTATCCTCAGGTTGCCGTTTATGATGATGTTTTTGGTTGGGACAGACTTTCCTATGATTTCAGCACCGAGTTTTACAACAATCTTGGAAATTATGATGTAAAGATCACCGCTCCTAAAAACTTCAGCGTCATCTCCACCGGACAATTGCAAAACCCTGATGAAGTATTTCAGTCTGAGCAATTGAGTCGCTACAAAAAAGCGATGGGAACGGGAGAAACGGTTTCCATTGTAGGCTTGAAAGAGTTGGACGAAGGCCTGGAACACAAAGGAGGAACCTGGCACTATAAAGCCTCAGAAGTATCTGACTTTGCGTTCTGTATGAGTGATCATTTCTGCTGGGATGCTGCCACACAGAAAATTGATAATCGCGATGTCCTCATTCATACCTATTATAATAGAATAGCTGAGGAGCAAGGAAAAACGATTACAGAGAAGCAGCGCAAAATGATGAAGCACTTCTCAGAAGATATGCCTGGCATTCCTTATCCCTATCCGGAATTCAGCACCTTTATTGCCGGTGTTGGCGGAGGCGGTATGGAATACCCGATGATGGCCAATAATGGGCAACCAGGACTGGGTGTTACGGTACATGAAATGTTCCACACCTATTTCCCTATGTATGTACGGATCAACGAGAAGCGTTTTGCCTGGATGGATGAAGGTTGGGCAGACTTTACGACCTCTTTCATCATCGACAATTTCTTCAATCCTGATGATGATCCTCCCTATTTTGGTTTCTCTACCCAATTAGGAACCATGGGATCAATTAGCGACTTGCCGTTGATCACTTCGACTCAATTCATGGATAATACCAATTATGGATACACGGCTTATCCTTTGCCTGCATTCCTGTATTCTATCCTGTATGACCATCTGGGAGATGATGTCTTCAAGCAATGTATTCGTGAGTATATCCGTCGTTGGGCGAAAAAGTCTCCAACTCCTTATGATTTCTTCTACACCTTCGAAAATGTATCCGGACAGGATTTGAGCTGGTTCTGGAAACCCTGGTTCTTTGACTATGGAAATGTGGATGTGAAGATTTCTTCCTTTAAGAAAGGGAAGTTGGTAGTGGAAAATTCAGGGACACGCCCGGTGCCCATTTCTATTACAGCCAAATACAATGATGGTAGCAGCAAATTCTGGCGCTATTCGGCTGCGAGTTGGGATGAGGATAAGAAATTCAGTACCAAACTAGATAATGGGAAGGAAATTGAGAGCCTTTCTGTAAACTCAGAAGTACCGGATGAAGATGTTCTGGACAATTTCTATCCTTCACTTCAGGAACAATATGCTTCTATCATTGAGGATGATATGCTCGGAACCTATAAACTCAATGAATTTCCTGCCTCTGTAGTCATCAGCAAGAAGGAGGGAATATTGCACTTTGCCATTGCTGCAGGGGGCTTTGCAAACTATCTTCTGCCTAGTGAAGAAGGATATGAGACGATGGATGGTTTGATGAAAGTTGCTTTCGAAGAAAAAGACGGTAAGTACACCGGACTTTCCCTCAAATTTGGAAATCAGGCAGCTACAGCGGTCAAGCAGTAGGTAAAAAATTTAATAAGAAAAGCAGATCAGAGGTTTCCTTTGATCTGCTTTTTTTATAGGTATTTTTCAATAAGATGAAATAATTAAAAAAAAGTACTATATTGAAAGCCTCCTACCAATCGTTTCCTTTTTCAAAGCTTACAGTTTACATAAAGCGCATCTGATGTGCATGTCCTATCTCTTTGATCTAGTGGGTTAACTCCTTTCTTATATGCTATCCTAAAGGGTTTATAAAAACCTTTTAATCTCTATTTATGAATGTCCTAAAATTAGGCAAGGGGATTCTATTGTTTATGCTTTTCATACAATGGAATATCTCCGGAGCACTTGGACAAACAAGTGTAAATGCTTCTGGTGGCCAGGCCAGTGGAAGCGGGGGCTCAGTATCCTTCAGTATTGGTCAGGTACTGTTTACAGCCCATCAAGGAAATACCCACAAAAAAAGTCTGGGGGTACAACAGGCAGCTGAAATTTTTCTAAATGTCGGTTTGGAAGAAGACTTACTCAATTTTCAGGCAGCTGCTTATCCGAATCCAACGATTCGGGATGTGATTCTCAGTATTCCGGAAGTAATGGGTAAAAAACTCGACTATGTCATCCTGGATATGGCTGGCAGACAAGTCTCAAGAGGCTCAATCAGCCAAACAGAAACTTCCATTTCTTTCAAATCTTTCCCCAAAGGCAGGTATTTCCTGAGAGTTAGTCTGGAAAATCATACTGCCAAAAGCTTTAACATCATCAAAAACTAATCCCATGAAAAAATTAATTATAAGCCTAAGTTTACTTCTTTTCGCCCTTCAAGCCTTCGCACAATCTCCTTTTAAAATGAGCTACCAGGCCGTAGTTCGTGATGCGGCAAATGAACTGGTATCAAATGCCCAGGTAGGCATGCAAATCAGCGTTCTACAGGGAAGCTCCACCGGAACGGCTGTATTTGTAGAAACACATACAGGAACCACCAATGAAAATGGATTACTGAGCCTTGAAATAGGAGGAGGTACTATTGTTAGTGGATCGATGGCAGATATTGACTGGTCAGCAGGGCCTTATTTCCTCCAAACAGAAACAGATCCAACAGGAGGGACGGCATATAGTATTACAGGAGTCAGTGAACTCGCAAGCGTCCCTTTTGCTTTGCAGACGATTGATGCCGACACTGCTCAATTTGCACTTAAAGCAGAATTTGCTGACAGTACAAACAAAGCATCAATAGCAGATATTGCTGCTAGCGCAGAATTTGCTGATTCATCAAATGTGGCTGCTCTTGCATATAGCGTAGTGCCAAAGAAGAAATCTATTGTATTTACTCCTGCTATGGTCAATCCTTCAAATATGAGAGGCGGAGTGGTCCAA includes:
- a CDS encoding YdeI/OmpD-associated family protein; translated protein: MEAIFFQNTAELHQWLQKYHREKKELWVGIYNKDSGIQQISWAEAVEEALCFGWTESRIRKIDLKSYALRFTPRKPGSRWASKNIKRAQELMEMDLLEAAGLESFLGRDKSQDGFEKKNAKLDEVYLEQIKANADAWAYYEQSSASYKKHSSRWIMQAKREETRQKRLGILIECSEAGEKIPLLK
- a CDS encoding maleylpyruvate isomerase N-terminal domain-containing protein, whose product is MIHTLHLFPELDQKLLEVLRELNEEEWNSSTLAPLWSVKDVASHILDGTLRGISSSRDGYFGNAAPKSDDYQDLVDFLNQLNGDWVKVSRRLSPALLVQLLEQNLPLYVQHLQELDMEGLAIFSVDWAGESLSKSWFHIAREYTEKFHHQMQIRFAVGKDAELLQEKWYLPYLDTSMQGLPHHYRNISVEEGSTIGFKVSDISKNWGIRYANTQWTLTDQLDHLVAEVSIPKEIAWRIFTKGISREEARQSVEILGNAALGEKILDMIAVMA
- a CDS encoding T9SS type A sorting domain-containing protein, coding for MNVLKLGKGILLFMLFIQWNISGALGQTSVNASGGQASGSGGSVSFSIGQVLFTAHQGNTHKKSLGVQQAAEIFLNVGLEEDLLNFQAAAYPNPTIRDVILSIPEVMGKKLDYVILDMAGRQVSRGSISQTETSISFKSFPKGRYFLRVSLENHTAKSFNIIKN
- a CDS encoding PadR family transcriptional regulator; the encoded protein is MIKTATINPTYIDYVMLGIIQQEAQSGYGILKSLKDLSPGNFSSSPGTIYPALKRLKKFGLVQDNSSPNSRKKLFSLSSRGQVFLIAWLLDPISMDDVKKRKEELLLRFAFMDELVSQTEKKHFLISFQNRIKSFIQQMEKKLSGEEEDVNSHQKLMIEHQIASYKATLKWTKHALREVL
- a CDS encoding M1 family metallopeptidase — protein: MNKLAILLLTLGVLLPKEALFAQEKRFFMPKEIRQAYEKGTRSYDGKPGSAYWQNLVDYQIEVNVDPAERKLSGTENVTFHNNSPNSLGQLVVRLYHDVFREANPRSFRVQSDDITEGVKLSRLVISGQKIDLDNPQATNRQGTNMTINLPNAVEAGGKIELELDWEQYIPETTVRTGAYDSTSFFVAYWYPQVAVYDDVFGWDRLSYDFSTEFYNNLGNYDVKITAPKNFSVISTGQLQNPDEVFQSEQLSRYKKAMGTGETVSIVGLKELDEGLEHKGGTWHYKASEVSDFAFCMSDHFCWDAATQKIDNRDVLIHTYYNRIAEEQGKTITEKQRKMMKHFSEDMPGIPYPYPEFSTFIAGVGGGGMEYPMMANNGQPGLGVTVHEMFHTYFPMYVRINEKRFAWMDEGWADFTTSFIIDNFFNPDDDPPYFGFSTQLGTMGSISDLPLITSTQFMDNTNYGYTAYPLPAFLYSILYDHLGDDVFKQCIREYIRRWAKKSPTPYDFFYTFENVSGQDLSWFWKPWFFDYGNVDVKISSFKKGKLVVENSGTRPVPISITAKYNDGSSKFWRYSAASWDEDKKFSTKLDNGKEIESLSVNSEVPDEDVLDNFYPSLQEQYASIIEDDMLGTYKLNEFPASVVISKKEGILHFAIAAGGFANYLLPSEEGYETMDGLMKVAFEEKDGKYTGLSLKFGNQAATAVKQ
- a CDS encoding VanW family protein — protein: MKKLIPISSRVRLRVIFFYLLCFFDGTYFRMVSARNVNKKEGKSFSPQLSLTQPIRKTSYSANKVHNLKIAASNFQYLLIQPGEILSFWHMVGAPVSQRSFRVGRTIIGEELNTSVGGGLCQLAGILYHLGLQAGWEILERHAHSLDLYNEKNRYTPLGADASVCYGYKDLRMRNTSGIPIVLRIEISDQEISAHFCAKHEVPLCEIEFIEKRKENLIYVKTLRFHPPAWNENLGVSCYKTFESTENMDETEKPDIPEKSPLSKDIEQQALKDWARSEIFSR